A stretch of Allostreptomyces psammosilenae DNA encodes these proteins:
- a CDS encoding family 43 glycosylhydrolase: MAPRPVHHTPRRGRAGDVIPFFGGPAGQPPRFHVLYLKTPQDAAEEAAGGTAWHHLVSDDAVSWTDLGEAIGRGAPSDQDASVATGSVIERDGVFHAFYTGFSVERRKAGLPEQGVLHATSTDLLTWTKDTAFRTLNAPPDRYDPHDWRDPHVFHDEEAGEYRMLVAGRHRTGPAGRSGVLALYGSSDLVGWEPRGDFLAPNECQVHECPDLFRMGGWWYLLYSTFSDRQVTRYRRARTLSGPWLSAPEDALDDAGLYAAKTVSDGHRRYLVGWCPTTDTGTDDGTWQWGGTIITHELLQRPDRTLGARVPEGVVTAAGPVRPAAVEPVLGRWTVRERGAVAELGDAFGWCRLGPLPPQGSARLRITPSDGVFELGVGLHVDGGLDSGYLVRIRPGLGVLELDRFPRPAYAGVPHARPLPRRPPGGAFELTLVWSGQTVVACVDDTVLTARTHATGGDWGLFAAQGRCAFELL, from the coding sequence GTGGCACCACGACCGGTCCACCACACCCCACGGCGCGGGCGGGCGGGCGACGTCATCCCGTTCTTCGGCGGCCCGGCCGGGCAGCCGCCGCGTTTCCACGTCCTGTACCTGAAGACCCCGCAGGACGCCGCGGAGGAGGCCGCCGGTGGCACCGCCTGGCACCACCTGGTCAGCGACGACGCGGTGAGCTGGACGGACCTCGGCGAGGCGATCGGCCGCGGCGCCCCCTCGGACCAGGACGCCTCGGTGGCCACCGGCAGCGTCATCGAGCGCGACGGCGTGTTCCACGCCTTCTACACCGGGTTCTCGGTGGAGCGGAGGAAGGCCGGGCTGCCGGAGCAGGGCGTGCTGCACGCCACCTCCACCGACCTGCTCACCTGGACCAAGGACACCGCCTTCCGCACGCTGAACGCCCCGCCGGACCGCTACGACCCCCACGACTGGCGGGATCCGCACGTCTTCCACGACGAGGAGGCCGGGGAGTACCGGATGCTGGTCGCCGGCCGGCACCGCACCGGACCGGCCGGCCGCAGCGGCGTCCTCGCCCTGTACGGATCGTCCGACCTGGTCGGCTGGGAGCCGCGCGGCGACTTCCTGGCGCCCAACGAGTGTCAGGTGCACGAGTGCCCGGACCTGTTCCGGATGGGCGGATGGTGGTACCTGCTGTACTCCACCTTCTCCGACCGCCAGGTGACCCGCTACCGGCGCGCCCGTACGCTGTCAGGTCCATGGCTATCGGCGCCGGAGGACGCCCTGGACGACGCGGGCCTCTACGCCGCCAAGACGGTGAGCGACGGTCACCGCCGCTACCTGGTCGGCTGGTGCCCCACCACCGACACCGGCACCGACGACGGAACCTGGCAGTGGGGCGGCACGATCATCACCCACGAACTCCTCCAGCGCCCCGACCGCACGCTGGGCGCGCGCGTCCCCGAGGGGGTCGTCACGGCCGCCGGCCCGGTGCGCCCCGCCGCCGTCGAGCCGGTGCTCGGCCGGTGGACCGTCCGCGAGCGCGGCGCGGTCGCCGAACTCGGCGACGCCTTCGGCTGGTGCCGGCTCGGGCCACTGCCCCCGCAGGGCAGCGCCCGGCTGCGGATCACCCCGTCCGACGGCGTCTTCGAGCTCGGCGTGGGGCTGCACGTGGACGGGGGCCTGGACTCCGGCTACCTGGTGCGGATCCGCCCCGGCCTGGGCGTGCTGGAGCTCGACCGGTTCCCGCGCCCGGCGTACGCCGGCGTGCCGCACGCCCGTCCGCTGCCCCGGCGTCCGCCGGGCGGTGCGTTCGAGCTCACCCTGGTCTGGTCCGGACAGACCGTGGTGGCCTGCGTGGACGACACCGTGCTGACCGCCCGGACGCACGCCACCGGCGGCGACTGGGGCCTGTTCGCCGCCCAGGGACGCTGCGCCTTCGAACTGCTGTGA
- a CDS encoding sensor histidine kinase has product MRARLTARGRLTLLLTALVLAAGVVLTTLTYLLTRRNLSARLSFLDHRPSGTPGTPQGPPVFRLELHRLSDEVRDATLSELLTQAALGLVVVTGLAAVLGWLVAGRVLRPIRAISATAQRLSAENLAERVPVTAPADELADLAETVNGMLDRIQRGIAERDRVLASQRLFTANAAHELRTPLTTMRTAVEVTLDGEPSRAELLTMAEDVRTAIAHSQRTLDGLLALARSQAGPREHSAVDLAAVAAERLAAVADEAAARGVALRPDLRAAWVSGEPVLLERLVDNLVDNALRYNHPGGHVTVTAGTARGRAVLRVANTGRPVAPDEAAGLLEPFVRGEAARAAAATGSDTGAGLGLSIARAVATAHHGHITLTPRPAGGLEVTVDLPAAGP; this is encoded by the coding sequence GTGCGCGCCCGACTGACCGCCCGAGGCCGGCTCACCCTGCTGCTCACCGCGCTGGTGCTGGCGGCCGGCGTCGTGCTCACCACGCTGACCTACCTGCTGACCCGGCGCAACCTGAGTGCCCGGCTGTCGTTCCTGGACCACCGGCCGTCCGGCACGCCCGGCACGCCGCAGGGGCCACCGGTGTTCCGGCTGGAGCTGCACCGGCTCAGCGATGAGGTGCGGGACGCCACCCTGTCCGAGCTGCTGACCCAGGCCGCGCTGGGGCTCGTGGTGGTGACCGGGCTGGCCGCCGTGCTGGGGTGGCTGGTCGCCGGCCGCGTGCTGCGGCCGATCCGCGCCATCTCGGCGACCGCCCAACGGCTGTCCGCCGAGAACCTCGCCGAGCGGGTGCCGGTCACCGCCCCGGCGGACGAGCTGGCCGACCTGGCGGAGACCGTCAACGGGATGCTGGACCGCATCCAGCGCGGGATCGCCGAGCGCGACCGGGTGCTGGCCAGTCAGCGGCTGTTCACCGCCAACGCCGCCCACGAACTGCGGACCCCGCTGACCACCATGCGCACCGCCGTCGAGGTGACCCTCGACGGCGAGCCGAGCCGGGCCGAACTCCTCACCATGGCCGAGGACGTCCGCACCGCGATCGCCCACAGCCAGCGCACGCTCGACGGCCTGCTGGCCCTCGCCCGGAGCCAGGCCGGCCCGCGCGAACACAGCGCGGTGGACCTGGCCGCCGTCGCGGCCGAGCGACTGGCCGCGGTCGCCGACGAGGCCGCGGCCCGAGGGGTCGCGCTGCGGCCGGACCTGCGGGCGGCCTGGGTGAGTGGTGAGCCCGTCCTGCTGGAACGCCTGGTGGACAACCTGGTCGACAACGCGCTGCGCTACAACCACCCGGGCGGCCACGTCACGGTGACCGCCGGCACGGCGCGGGGGCGGGCCGTGCTGCGCGTCGCCAACACCGGCCGCCCCGTCGCCCCCGACGAGGCGGCCGGCCTGCTGGAGCCGTTCGTGCGGGGCGAAGCCGCGCGCGCGGCCGCCGCCACCGGTTCCGACACCGGCGCCGGCCTCGGCCTGTCCATCGCCCGCGCCGTCGCCACCGCCCACCACGGCCACATCACCCTCACCCCCCGCCCCGCCGGCGGCCTGGAGGTCACCGTCGACCTCCCGGCCGCCGGGCCCTAG
- a CDS encoding response regulator transcription factor, with protein sequence MRILLVEDEQPLARYIEAGLRKHGFAVDVAHDGQTALDKCELTPYDVVVLDRNLPRLHGDTVCRRLAERGTSRVLMLTASGAVQDRVEGLTLGADDYLGKPFAFSELVARVLALVRRSAPARPPVLRAADVALDPARRTAERAGRLLHLTPKEFGVLAELLAAGGDVVSAETLLTKVWDEHADPFTNAVRITVGTLRRKLGEPPLVETVTGAGYRIRPCAPD encoded by the coding sequence GTGCGGATACTGCTGGTCGAAGACGAACAGCCGCTGGCCCGGTACATCGAGGCGGGGCTGCGCAAGCACGGGTTCGCCGTCGACGTCGCCCACGACGGACAGACCGCCCTGGACAAGTGCGAGCTCACCCCCTACGACGTGGTGGTCCTGGACCGGAACCTGCCCCGGCTGCACGGGGACACCGTCTGCCGGCGGCTCGCCGAGCGGGGCACCTCCCGGGTGCTGATGCTGACGGCCTCCGGGGCGGTGCAGGACCGGGTGGAGGGACTCACCCTCGGCGCCGACGACTACCTCGGCAAGCCCTTCGCGTTCTCCGAGCTGGTCGCCCGGGTGCTGGCGCTCGTCCGGCGCAGCGCCCCGGCCCGCCCGCCCGTGCTGCGCGCCGCCGACGTGGCGCTCGACCCGGCACGGCGCACCGCGGAGCGCGCGGGCCGGCTGCTGCACCTGACGCCCAAGGAGTTCGGCGTGCTGGCCGAGCTGCTGGCCGCCGGCGGCGACGTGGTCAGCGCCGAGACCCTGCTCACCAAGGTCTGGGACGAGCACGCCGACCCGTTCACCAACGCCGTCCGGATCACCGTCGGCACGCTCCGCCGCAAGCTCGGCGAACCGCCGCTGGTCGAGACGGTGACCGGCGCCGGCTACCGGATCCGCCCGTGCGCGCCCGACTGA
- a CDS encoding serine hydrolase domain-containing protein produces MTTARRSVLGLLGTASLAAGASLAASGPASAATPAGTAADTRSGAPGSGQVPAGLRPGGELDRLVADLAARDAFSGSVLVAHRGRPVLARAHGLANRELSIPNGTDTLFILGSVTKLFTAVAVAQLAQRGELAFQGKLGDYLDGFPAEIAGTVTVHQLLTHTSGMGDYHRNPAFWELKDGWDSEQEVMDGIAAIIRGEPLGFVPGTGYAYSNSAFHVLGQIVARVSGRPYHDYVREHVFRAAGMTSADFYTMPQWRADRRIARPYATGEDGERYDAIAEHGFVGTPAGGSFAHCADLARFAHALTHGELLDPAHTALLLGGRVPMPMRTAPGTQSVFEGYGQLVVHVGGRVVLSRNGGSPGVSTDMEVLPAGDLTVVALSNYDMRTVEPVASLARRLLAGG; encoded by the coding sequence ATGACGACGGCTCGACGATCGGTGCTCGGGCTGCTGGGGACGGCGTCCCTGGCGGCCGGCGCGTCCCTGGCGGCCTCCGGACCGGCCTCCGCCGCGACGCCCGCCGGGACGGCTGCCGACACGAGGTCCGGGGCGCCCGGCTCCGGGCAGGTCCCGGCGGGGCTGCGGCCCGGCGGGGAACTCGACCGGCTGGTGGCGGACCTGGCGGCGCGGGACGCGTTCTCCGGCAGCGTGCTGGTGGCCCACCGGGGGCGGCCGGTGCTGGCGCGCGCCCACGGCCTGGCCAACCGTGAGCTGTCCATACCCAACGGGACGGACACCCTGTTCATCCTCGGCTCGGTGACCAAGCTCTTCACGGCCGTCGCCGTGGCGCAGCTGGCGCAGCGCGGGGAGCTGGCCTTCCAGGGGAAGCTGGGCGACTACCTCGACGGCTTCCCGGCCGAGATCGCCGGAACCGTCACCGTCCACCAGCTCCTCACCCACACGTCCGGGATGGGCGACTACCACCGCAACCCCGCCTTCTGGGAGCTCAAGGACGGCTGGGATAGCGAGCAGGAGGTGATGGACGGGATCGCGGCGATCATCCGGGGGGAGCCACTGGGGTTCGTCCCGGGGACGGGGTACGCCTACAGCAACTCCGCCTTCCACGTGCTCGGGCAGATCGTGGCCCGGGTCTCCGGACGGCCGTACCACGACTACGTGCGCGAGCACGTCTTCCGCGCCGCCGGGATGACCAGCGCCGACTTCTACACGATGCCGCAGTGGCGGGCGGACCGGCGCATCGCCCGCCCCTACGCCACGGGGGAGGACGGGGAGCGCTACGACGCCATCGCCGAGCACGGGTTCGTCGGCACGCCCGCGGGCGGCTCCTTCGCGCACTGCGCGGACCTGGCGCGGTTCGCCCACGCCCTGACGCACGGCGAGCTGCTCGACCCGGCGCACACCGCGCTGCTGCTGGGCGGGAGGGTGCCGATGCCGATGCGGACCGCGCCGGGCACGCAGAGCGTGTTCGAGGGGTACGGGCAGCTGGTGGTCCACGTGGGCGGCCGGGTGGTGCTGTCGAGGAACGGCGGCTCGCCCGGCGTGTCCACCGACATGGAGGTGCTCCCGGCGGGCGACCTGACGGTGGTGGCCCTGAGCAACTACGACATGCGCACCGTGGAGCCGGTCGCCTCCCTGGCCCGCCGGCTGCTGGCGGGCGGCTGA